Proteins encoded in a region of the Halococcus saccharolyticus DSM 5350 genome:
- the paaK gene encoding phenylacetate--CoA ligase PaaK, with translation MVEATTGTDSRHELTALQDERLVETVRHAYENVPFYREAMDDAGVAPDDIEGIADIQKLPMTTKEDFRTEYPDGLFAVDDSEVRRIHASSGTTGKPKIVAYTESDLGRWADVMARSLATAGVEPGDTVQNAYGYGLFTGGLGFHDGIEELGATVIPMGGGDSARQLSMLEDLESDALACTPSYCLYLADFAADRGVDPHELPVSTVVIGAEPFTDPMREEIETALDVTAIDIYGLSEIIGPGVAVECAEVQEGLHVWEDHFYPEIVDPATGEPLPPDEEGELVLTSLTKEALPVFRYRTGDITTLYEDECDCGRTAVRMGNVTGRTDDLLIVRGVNVYASQIEEVMLDIDGIAPHYRLDLRRDGSLDTMDVTAERHAEADASADELRAEIEGRLGEQLDVSPDEIDVVEPGEIERTEVGKVKRVFDHR, from the coding sequence ATGGTCGAAGCAACGACGGGTACCGACTCACGGCACGAACTCACCGCCCTCCAAGACGAACGACTCGTCGAGACCGTTCGCCACGCCTACGAGAACGTCCCGTTCTATCGTGAAGCGATGGACGACGCGGGTGTCGCTCCCGACGACATCGAGGGGATCGCAGATATCCAAAAGCTCCCGATGACGACGAAGGAGGACTTCCGCACGGAGTACCCCGACGGGCTGTTCGCGGTCGACGACAGCGAGGTCCGCCGGATCCACGCCTCCTCTGGCACGACCGGCAAGCCGAAGATCGTCGCGTACACCGAGAGCGACCTCGGTCGATGGGCGGACGTAATGGCACGCTCGCTCGCCACCGCCGGCGTCGAGCCGGGTGACACGGTTCAGAACGCCTACGGCTACGGCCTCTTTACTGGGGGGCTCGGCTTTCACGACGGGATCGAGGAGTTGGGGGCGACCGTGATTCCGATGGGTGGCGGTGACTCCGCCCGTCAGCTTTCGATGCTCGAAGACCTCGAAAGCGACGCGCTCGCCTGCACCCCATCGTACTGCCTCTATCTCGCTGATTTCGCCGCCGACCGCGGTGTCGACCCGCACGAGCTGCCGGTTTCGACGGTCGTGATCGGTGCGGAGCCGTTCACCGACCCGATGCGCGAGGAGATCGAGACGGCGCTGGACGTCACCGCGATCGATATCTACGGGCTTTCGGAGATCATCGGTCCCGGCGTCGCGGTCGAGTGCGCCGAGGTCCAGGAGGGCCTCCACGTCTGGGAGGATCACTTCTATCCCGAGATCGTCGATCCCGCGACCGGCGAACCGCTCCCGCCGGACGAGGAGGGCGAGCTGGTGTTGACCTCGCTCACGAAGGAAGCCCTCCCCGTCTTCCGCTACCGAACCGGCGACATCACCACACTCTACGAGGACGAGTGTGATTGCGGGCGGACCGCGGTCCGGATGGGGAACGTCACGGGTCGGACCGACGACCTCCTAATCGTCCGAGGTGTCAACGTCTACGCCAGCCAGATCGAGGAAGTAATGCTCGACATCGACGGGATCGCACCCCACTACCGGCTCGATCTCCGCCGCGACGGATCGCTCGACACGATGGACGTGACTGCCGAGCGCCACGCCGAAGCCGACGCGAGCGCGGACGAGCTTCGGGCCGAGATCGAAGGCCGACTCGGCGAGCAGTTGGACGTCTCACCCGACGAAATCGACGTGGTCGAACCCGGCGAGATCGAGCGGACCGAAGTCGGGAAAGTCAAGCGCGTCTTCGATCACCGCTGA
- a CDS encoding O-antigen ligase family protein: protein MSEITTERFGTLDDTVLADDSDALTYAWTAALLTALLAVVVPVVGLASDAPTPVLVGAAAVLYVATILAAGVTFEGVAASVFVLGLFDIAVTVIDGPGIATLDLVAVDVVAIPLGFVLVYDWLTERPQLRPTVRGVAVAAFAGFVGWSFLATFFGSGPSELAAGLFAIEQLRYFVVFVVAALIVRRTNPWCAIYPFVIAALGNLLVSLAQIANGGRLGFPLLGEPPDRYLGAFTLGAVEIPTGFYAGGFVGHGRELAMVLFLFVPLVIAVALRRSWGELGLAGVAVAASVFSIRVADTDAGWATLLLLGAVFGTYLLGVAFVRIRRRYSALALVPAAATVVGFVYVLVRGVLAILASSAGDGNILVFETDTLAVRIDQYVAAVGIALDQPLFGLGGENFVLVSERYVGQADLGIHNTLLANLAATGFVGFGLYLLAIAAVFWVALRLMLDTSGDERVLWVAVACAMCAYHAYSSWMWSYPWTVGNSAFWLLAGIVVGGAASRWNDTVRPISGRIV, encoded by the coding sequence GTGAGCGAGATCACCACCGAGCGCTTCGGCACGCTCGACGACACCGTTCTCGCCGACGACAGCGACGCATTGACGTACGCGTGGACGGCCGCGTTGTTGACCGCCCTCCTTGCGGTCGTGGTGCCGGTGGTCGGACTCGCGAGCGATGCCCCGACACCCGTCCTCGTCGGGGCCGCCGCTGTCCTCTACGTCGCGACCATCCTCGCGGCCGGCGTGACGTTCGAGGGGGTTGCCGCATCGGTGTTCGTCCTCGGACTGTTCGACATCGCAGTGACGGTGATCGACGGCCCGGGGATCGCCACTCTCGACCTCGTGGCGGTCGATGTGGTCGCGATCCCGCTGGGGTTCGTGCTCGTCTACGACTGGCTTACCGAGCGTCCCCAGCTCCGACCGACCGTTCGTGGCGTCGCAGTGGCGGCGTTCGCGGGCTTCGTGGGTTGGTCGTTTCTCGCCACGTTCTTCGGCAGCGGCCCTTCGGAGCTGGCCGCTGGATTGTTCGCGATCGAACAGCTCCGGTATTTCGTGGTGTTCGTCGTGGCCGCCCTGATCGTCCGCCGGACGAACCCGTGGTGTGCGATCTACCCGTTCGTGATCGCCGCGCTCGGCAACCTTCTCGTCTCGCTCGCCCAGATCGCGAACGGTGGTCGGCTCGGCTTCCCATTGCTCGGCGAGCCACCCGACCGATATCTCGGTGCGTTCACGCTCGGCGCGGTCGAGATCCCGACCGGCTTCTACGCCGGAGGATTTGTCGGCCACGGTCGGGAGTTGGCGATGGTGCTCTTTCTGTTCGTTCCGCTGGTGATCGCGGTCGCGCTGCGGCGGTCGTGGGGCGAACTCGGGCTGGCGGGCGTCGCGGTCGCCGCGTCAGTGTTTTCGATCCGGGTGGCCGACACCGACGCCGGCTGGGCGACGCTGCTGCTGCTCGGTGCGGTGTTCGGCACCTACCTGCTCGGGGTGGCGTTCGTCCGGATTCGACGACGCTACTCGGCGCTCGCGCTAGTGCCGGCGGCGGCCACCGTCGTTGGGTTCGTGTACGTCCTCGTTCGCGGTGTTCTGGCCATTCTCGCGTCGAGTGCGGGCGACGGTAACATACTGGTGTTCGAGACAGACACGCTCGCCGTGCGGATCGACCAGTACGTCGCGGCGGTCGGGATCGCACTCGACCAGCCGCTGTTCGGACTCGGCGGAGAGAACTTTGTACTCGTCTCGGAGCGCTACGTCGGTCAGGCGGACCTCGGCATCCACAACACCCTCCTCGCGAACCTCGCTGCAACCGGGTTCGTTGGGTTCGGGCTCTACCTACTCGCCATCGCAGCAGTGTTCTGGGTCGCGCTTCGCCTCATGCTCGACACAAGCGGTGACGAACGCGTTCTCTGGGTCGCAGTGGCTTGTGCAATGTGTGCCTATCACGCCTACTCGTCGTGGATGTGGTCGTACCCCTGGACCGTCGGCAACAGTGCGTTCTGGCTGCTCGCCGGGATCGTAGTCGGCGGTGCGGCGTCGCGGTGGAACGATACGGTACGGCCGATCAGCGGTCGCATCGTTTAG
- a CDS encoding PH domain-containing protein — MKLHPLSLPLRAVSRAIQTGSMLFGGSLVVGSVTPLTGPVLIFGSVLLGALVGVAYEFVYYRRFDYEVTADTFDIGSGVISRREREIPLRRIQNVDISRGIVQRALSIAVVDVETAGGGETEASLRYVGYDEAKRLQRDLRRGAREERGETGGEASTEDGTTKTPAGENAAEPRHHDEPEELLFALSPRNLVVLGLVAPDLRALLPVLFFAVPTVGISIPDLLAETGAFTVGPRGAALAIVSWVGTAAVTAARYYDFRLTRIGDELRYERGLLSRYDGSIPIEKIQQIDVRENVLMRQVGYASLAIETAGYTPGEGPSGGSEAAIPLAGRARVLELARSIEGFDFEEPDFTRPPRRARRRYAVRYALAFGLLAGVLWIANTFLDVSLLRYWYAPLAAIVLMPVAGHYKWLHRGYDVGSRHVQTRNGFWRRSIAVVPAYRVQTVIQTATPFQRWRSLATVAIDTAGSLSVTDRGARAVDFDASEATELRERVRRGLQASLTARRNPHPTSNPSGNAPLGRVSTNEDRDDSG, encoded by the coding sequence GTGAAACTCCACCCGCTCTCGCTCCCGCTCCGGGCGGTCTCACGCGCCATACAGACTGGCTCGATGTTATTCGGTGGGAGTCTCGTCGTCGGATCGGTCACGCCGCTCACGGGCCCAGTCCTCATCTTCGGTTCGGTTCTCCTCGGTGCGCTCGTCGGTGTGGCGTACGAGTTCGTCTACTACCGTCGGTTCGACTACGAGGTGACGGCGGACACGTTCGACATCGGTTCGGGTGTAATCTCACGTCGTGAGCGCGAGATCCCACTCCGCCGGATCCAGAACGTCGATATCTCTCGAGGAATCGTCCAGCGCGCCCTCTCGATCGCAGTCGTCGATGTCGAGACCGCCGGTGGTGGCGAGACCGAAGCGAGCCTTCGGTACGTGGGGTACGACGAGGCGAAACGCCTCCAGCGCGACCTGCGGCGCGGCGCACGCGAGGAACGGGGCGAGACCGGCGGGGAGGCAAGCACCGAGGACGGGACTACCAAGACCCCAGCCGGCGAGAACGCAGCCGAACCTCGACACCACGACGAGCCGGAGGAGTTGCTGTTCGCACTCTCACCACGGAACCTCGTGGTGTTGGGGTTGGTGGCTCCCGACCTCCGGGCGCTCCTGCCCGTACTCTTCTTCGCCGTTCCCACGGTCGGGATCTCGATTCCCGATCTCCTCGCCGAGACCGGCGCGTTCACCGTCGGGCCGCGTGGGGCGGCGCTGGCGATCGTCTCGTGGGTCGGCACCGCCGCGGTGACCGCCGCACGGTACTACGACTTCCGTCTCACCCGCATCGGTGACGAACTCCGGTACGAGCGCGGACTGCTCAGCCGATACGACGGCTCGATCCCGATCGAGAAGATCCAGCAGATCGACGTGCGCGAGAACGTTCTGATGCGCCAGGTCGGCTACGCGTCGCTCGCGATCGAGACTGCGGGCTACACGCCGGGCGAGGGGCCATCCGGCGGTTCGGAGGCAGCGATCCCGCTCGCGGGTCGCGCTCGCGTACTCGAACTCGCACGCTCGATCGAGGGGTTCGATTTCGAGGAGCCGGACTTCACTCGTCCGCCACGCCGTGCCAGGCGGCGCTACGCGGTCCGGTACGCGCTCGCGTTTGGCCTGCTCGCGGGTGTGCTCTGGATCGCGAACACCTTCCTCGACGTATCGCTCCTCCGCTACTGGTACGCCCCGCTCGCGGCGATCGTCCTCATGCCGGTCGCCGGCCACTACAAATGGCTCCATCGCGGGTACGACGTGGGTAGCAGACACGTCCAGACGCGCAACGGGTTCTGGCGGCGCTCGATCGCGGTCGTGCCCGCCTACCGCGTGCAAACCGTGATCCAGACCGCGACGCCGTTCCAGCGGTGGCGGTCGCTCGCCACGGTCGCGATCGATACCGCCGGGTCGCTCTCGGTCACCGACCGGGGCGCACGCGCGGTGGATTTCGACGCGAGCGAGGCCACCGAACTCCGCGAACGGGTCCGACGCGGGCTGCAAGCGAGCCTCACCGCGCGCCGAAATCCGCACCCGACGAGCAACCCCTCCGGCAACGCACCGCTCGGACGAGTCTCGACGAACGAGGACCGTGACGACAGCGGATAG
- a CDS encoding PH domain-containing protein, whose protein sequence is MERLDPRVRIIWLGGSLFTALVVAVAVALADRRWFEIGVWVGPVVFVVLAIVGVAYTLQRYRVWGFDIETDAVTLERGVLTRVNSVVPFVRVQHVDSQRGPIERLAGLSSVVVYTAGSRGADVTIPGLRPERAETIQAELRRLATESEPGEPEDAV, encoded by the coding sequence ATGGAACGGCTCGATCCTCGTGTGCGGATCATCTGGCTCGGGGGTTCGCTCTTCACGGCGCTGGTAGTGGCTGTGGCGGTCGCGCTCGCCGACCGACGATGGTTCGAGATCGGCGTCTGGGTCGGTCCCGTCGTCTTTGTCGTCCTCGCCATCGTCGGTGTTGCCTACACGCTACAGCGATACCGGGTCTGGGGATTCGACATCGAGACGGACGCGGTCACGCTCGAACGCGGGGTTCTCACCCGTGTGAACTCGGTCGTCCCGTTCGTTCGGGTCCAGCACGTAGATTCACAACGGGGACCGATCGAACGGCTCGCCGGCCTGTCGAGCGTGGTCGTCTACACCGCGGGCTCGCGGGGAGCTGACGTCACGATTCCCGGGCTCCGGCCCGAACGCGCCGAGACGATCCAGGCCGAGCTCCGTCGGCTCGCCACCGAGAGCGAACCCGGCGAGCCGGAGGACGCGGTGTGA
- a CDS encoding undecaprenyl-diphosphate phosphatase: protein MQESVVLAVVIGILQGVFEWLPISSEGNITLFLNLVANIEPSVAIQLSLFLHAGTALSALAYYRDEVASLVRTLPSWRPERAFDRERSELTFLVVATFMTGIVGIPSLVLLEQFVSELAGGVFVALIGALLIVTGLVQRGVEGRGGRRDTPDLVDAVLVGGLQGLAILPGISRSGTTASALLLRGHDGPSSFQLSFLLSIPASIGGGLLPLLDSGIPAIPPAMAAIALATSAIVGYLTIDALMRVVERVAFWGICVGLGSLAVLGGALVYVVV from the coding sequence ATGCAGGAGTCGGTCGTTCTGGCGGTTGTCATCGGTATCCTCCAGGGGGTCTTCGAGTGGCTCCCCATCTCTAGCGAGGGAAACATCACGCTCTTTTTGAATCTCGTTGCGAACATCGAGCCGAGCGTCGCGATCCAGCTCTCGCTGTTCCTGCACGCGGGGACCGCGCTGTCGGCGCTCGCGTACTATCGCGACGAGGTCGCCTCGCTCGTTCGTACGCTTCCATCGTGGCGACCCGAGCGCGCGTTCGACCGCGAACGCTCGGAGCTCACCTTTCTCGTGGTTGCCACGTTCATGACCGGGATCGTCGGCATCCCGTCGTTGGTGCTGCTGGAGCAGTTCGTGAGCGAACTCGCCGGCGGCGTGTTCGTCGCACTGATCGGCGCGCTGTTGATCGTCACTGGACTCGTCCAGCGGGGGGTCGAGGGGCGGGGCGGCCGGCGGGACACACCCGATCTCGTGGACGCAGTGCTGGTTGGCGGACTTCAGGGACTTGCGATCCTCCCCGGCATCTCACGATCGGGAACGACCGCGAGCGCGCTGCTCCTCCGGGGCCACGACGGCCCGTCGTCGTTCCAACTTTCCTTCCTCCTCTCGATCCCGGCGTCGATCGGTGGCGGCCTGCTCCCGCTGCTCGACAGTGGCATCCCCGCAATCCCGCCGGCGATGGCGGCGATCGCGCTCGCCACGAGTGCGATCGTGGGCTATCTGACGATCGATGCGCTGATGCGGGTCGTCGAACGGGTCGCGTTCTGGGGCATCTGTGTCGGACTCGGGAGCCTCGCGGTGCTCGGTGGCGCGCTCGTGTACGTCGTCGTCTGA